A single genomic interval of candidate division WOR-3 bacterium harbors:
- a CDS encoding T9SS type A sorting domain-containing protein: MRCLTFFFFPVLVWAQLNYLPASNGFYNNPALEGGRTELEFADINNDGNVDILSIGDHGSPYINTQEHGVMVWFGDGEGNWSLYQYGDFGYGGIAVGDVNWDGNWDVGYGMHHNYSGEDLGDDMLEVALGDGTGRMWYAWDDSLVQGGTVWGMFNTDFADVNHDGLLDIGSCSFGYGVGLRVFLNLGNGTWRKSFGLPESSNCDMEFYFRDVNRDGNPDIICAVAGPAVYFGDGTGNFYPGDSGLPRTNYGLSGISPGDVDNDGGDDLAFVNETKGIEVWRWNSALRVWQNFSGNLPVTDSFYATQLVDMNRDGFIDLLGLQKRAVKIWAGDGQGNWTEIASVPINRVLDYGAFRAGADFDHNGYPDFALVVEQGTWPSSRNYAYAYREATPKESLRIFPVFPRGGERFWQGSVQFIDWWSEAPGAESSRVKLELSTTGSAGPWSLIADSLPNAGRFQWRVPESISSNNCFIKYTVFKAGEEYSAVTARPFFIGDPTGIEQMPALITVGEGIKIRSNPVRGYIRLEFGSALAPGKKVRLCDQNGRLIKEVTVPADGTEMVLETRDLGAGVYFINVEGSKFAKFVVAK, from the coding sequence ATGCGTTGTTTAACCTTCTTCTTTTTCCCGGTACTGGTCTGGGCACAGTTAAACTATCTGCCAGCCAGTAACGGTTTTTACAATAATCCGGCACTTGAAGGAGGCCGGACCGAACTGGAGTTTGCTGACATCAACAATGATGGCAATGTGGACATCCTTTCAATTGGGGACCACGGTAGTCCTTATATTAACACTCAGGAGCACGGTGTTATGGTCTGGTTTGGCGATGGTGAGGGGAACTGGTCGCTCTATCAGTACGGTGATTTTGGTTATGGCGGGATTGCGGTGGGTGATGTTAACTGGGATGGGAATTGGGATGTAGGTTACGGTATGCATCACAACTATTCAGGCGAAGACCTGGGCGATGATATGCTGGAGGTGGCATTAGGTGATGGGACGGGCAGGATGTGGTATGCCTGGGATGACAGTCTGGTTCAGGGTGGCACGGTATGGGGAATGTTTAATACCGACTTTGCCGATGTTAACCACGATGGACTCTTGGATATTGGCTCCTGTTCGTTTGGGTACGGTGTTGGTTTGCGGGTTTTTCTCAATCTTGGTAATGGTACCTGGCGGAAAAGTTTTGGTTTGCCAGAAAGCAGTAACTGTGATATGGAGTTTTATTTCCGGGATGTAAATCGGGATGGCAACCCTGATATCATCTGTGCAGTTGCTGGTCCAGCGGTCTATTTTGGTGATGGAACCGGGAACTTTTATCCGGGTGATTCGGGACTGCCGCGCACCAATTACGGGTTGTCAGGAATTTCCCCGGGCGATGTTGATAACGATGGCGGAGATGACCTTGCGTTTGTGAATGAAACCAAGGGGATAGAGGTATGGCGCTGGAATAGTGCGCTGCGGGTCTGGCAGAACTTTTCCGGAAACCTTCCTGTCACAGACTCTTTTTATGCAACGCAACTGGTTGATATGAACCGGGATGGGTTTATAGACCTTTTAGGTTTACAGAAGCGGGCGGTCAAAATCTGGGCAGGCGATGGTCAGGGGAACTGGACCGAGATAGCGAGTGTGCCCATTAACCGGGTGCTTGATTACGGGGCATTTCGTGCTGGAGCCGATTTTGACCATAACGGTTATCCCGACTTTGCCCTGGTGGTAGAGCAGGGTACCTGGCCCAGTTCCCGGAACTACGCCTATGCCTATCGGGAAGCGACTCCTAAGGAGAGTTTACGAATTTTCCCGGTGTTTCCCCGGGGTGGTGAAAGATTCTGGCAGGGTTCGGTGCAGTTTATTGACTGGTGGAGCGAAGCGCCCGGGGCTGAGTCAAGTCGGGTGAAACTGGAACTTTCCACAACCGGTTCTGCTGGTCCGTGGAGTTTGATTGCGGACAGTTTGCCCAATGCCGGCAGGTTTCAATGGCGAGTGCCAGAAAGCATCAGTTCCAATAATTGCTTCATAAAATATACGGTGTTCAAGGCGGGAGAAGAGTACTCAGCGGTTACGGCTCGTCCTTTCTTCATCGGAGACCCGACCGGCATAGAACAAATGCCGGCTTTAATTACGGTTGGAGAAGGGATAAAAATCCGGTCCAATCCGGTAAGGGGGTATATACGGCTTGAGTTCGGTTCAGCGCTTGCGCCCGGGAAGAAGGTAAGACTGTGCGACCAGAACGGCCGATTAATCAAAGAAGTTACCGTTCCAGCAGACGGTACCGAGATGGTGCTTGAGACTCGGGATTTGGGTGCTGGAGTTTACTTTATCAATGTTGAAGGCAGTAAATTTGCCAAGTTTGTTGTTGCAAAATAA
- a CDS encoding FAD-dependent thymidylate synthase → MKVKLAGYNIDADLIDSLVKNRRVVPTPEVIAAAYARISRSQKSIEQLRSEARRELKKARQSNRTIVFEMGHHSIAEHAVFNFDITEVSRLAVEAIEHHRLASFTERSQRYVQLENQFVVPAEIQNSEFLGDYLNIIRLQNEAYHRLFERLKEHIAATRPDLKDDPGRIENLAKEDARYITSLATQTQLGMTVNARTLELMLRRLAANELSEVRALAEELYRQAELVAPSLLIFTGPTDYERNTYPRLREFARTFMTRPFPRRPRNLIAMSASDVTLVDYTQNADNKLLACLMHCASQASYMECFSRSEKQTLARKKEIFKLACQDLQAYDAVLREFEHLYLTFELVISAACFAQLKRHRIATITVQPYDPDLGWTIPVSIAELKEHKSFKEVLAQTEEVYDKIAAFNPLVAQYVLTNSHQRRVLITLNARELYHLSRLRQDPSAQWDIRDIVGRMIEQARNVMPLTLLLAGGKEDYPRVYQELYGKPPRVTKLELPQEREISNNSKNSPKRNRRQNHEH, encoded by the coding sequence ATGAAGGTTAAACTTGCCGGTTACAACATCGATGCCGATTTGATTGACAGTTTAGTTAAGAACCGTCGGGTGGTGCCGACACCAGAGGTTATCGCCGCGGCTTATGCCCGAATCAGTCGCAGTCAGAAGTCAATTGAGCAGTTGCGGAGCGAAGCCCGTCGTGAGTTGAAGAAGGCGCGCCAGTCTAACCGTACGATTGTGTTCGAAATGGGGCATCACTCCATCGCCGAGCATGCGGTTTTTAATTTTGACATTACCGAAGTTTCCCGTTTGGCGGTAGAGGCGATTGAGCACCACCGGCTGGCGTCGTTCACCGAGCGTTCGCAGCGTTATGTTCAACTGGAAAATCAGTTTGTTGTTCCCGCCGAAATCCAGAATTCCGAATTTTTAGGTGATTATCTCAATATCATTCGGCTTCAGAACGAAGCCTATCACCGGCTGTTTGAGCGGTTGAAGGAACATATCGCCGCCACCAGGCCCGATTTGAAGGATGACCCAGGCAGAATTGAGAATCTGGCAAAGGAGGATGCCCGGTACATAACCAGTCTGGCAACTCAGACCCAACTCGGGATGACGGTGAATGCTCGAACTCTGGAGTTGATGTTGCGTCGGCTCGCCGCAAATGAGTTGAGCGAAGTAAGGGCGCTGGCTGAGGAACTGTACCGTCAGGCAGAACTGGTTGCTCCTTCACTTTTGATATTTACCGGTCCGACCGATTATGAACGAAACACCTATCCGCGATTGCGGGAGTTTGCCCGGACATTCATGACCCGACCTTTTCCCCGCAGGCCGCGTAATCTGATTGCGATGTCGGCATCGGATGTGACGCTGGTTGACTATACCCAGAACGCCGACAACAAACTGCTTGCCTGCCTGATGCATTGTGCCTCCCAGGCTTCCTATATGGAATGTTTTTCCCGTTCGGAGAAGCAGACCCTGGCAAGGAAAAAGGAGATTTTCAAACTGGCGTGCCAGGATTTGCAGGCTTACGATGCGGTGCTGCGCGAGTTTGAGCACCTCTACCTGACATTTGAACTGGTCATTTCTGCCGCCTGTTTTGCCCAGTTGAAACGCCATCGGATTGCAACTATTACTGTCCAGCCTTACGACCCGGATTTAGGCTGGACGATTCCGGTTTCAATTGCGGAGTTAAAAGAGCACAAGAGTTTTAAAGAAGTCCTGGCGCAGACCGAGGAGGTTTATGACAAGATTGCCGCTTTCAATCCGCTCGTTGCCCAGTATGTTTTGACGAACTCTCATCAAAGGCGGGTACTAATTACGCTGAACGCCCGGGAGTTGTACCATCTGTCACGACTCCGTCAGGACCCTTCAGCCCAGTGGGATATCAGAGATATCGTAGGTAGAATGATTGAGCAGGCGCGCAATGTGATGCCCTTGACTCTGCTTCTTGCTGGTGGCAAAGAAGATTACCCCCGGGTTTATCAGGAGTTGTACGGTAAACCACCCCGGGTCACAAAACTTGAACTGCCGCAAGAGCGGGAAATCAGCAATAACAGCAAAAATAGCCCAAAGAGGAACAGAAGGCAGAACCATGAACATTAA
- a CDS encoding mechanosensitive ion channel family protein: protein MSFNDFLVPTGIVICGFLIGWLCEMVIRHGLKRLARRTKWQGDDVLIHAFQGWIVALFVILALYIAFFFLPVFSRFLRTLHRILLVATIFSVTAIIARTVAGFINLYGEKGKGILPSASIFANLSKVVIFILGVLVVLNSLGISITPIITTLGIGGLAVALALQDTLANFFAGLHIILTRQIRTGDYIKLESGEEGFITDITWRHTTVRQLNNNVVIVPNAKLAAAVVVNYDLLDKSMAVAVPVGVSYDSDLEKVERVTLDVARKVMREVPGGVSDAEPVVRFHTFGEFSINFTVFLRVEDTVSQYPVKHEFIKQLHHRFQEEGIVIPFPIRTVFLQQIAGKEHKSD, encoded by the coding sequence ATGAGTTTCAATGATTTTCTTGTCCCGACGGGAATCGTAATTTGCGGATTTCTCATTGGCTGGTTGTGCGAAATGGTGATAAGACACGGGTTGAAAAGATTAGCCCGACGCACGAAGTGGCAGGGAGACGATGTTTTAATCCATGCTTTCCAGGGGTGGATTGTTGCTCTATTTGTAATCCTTGCGCTCTACATAGCGTTTTTCTTTCTCCCGGTTTTTTCCCGGTTTTTGAGGACGCTACACCGAATATTGCTGGTTGCGACGATTTTTTCCGTCACCGCAATTATCGCACGAACGGTAGCGGGGTTTATCAACCTTTATGGTGAAAAAGGTAAGGGGATACTTCCTTCAGCATCGATCTTCGCCAATCTAAGTAAGGTTGTCATTTTCATTCTTGGTGTGCTGGTGGTACTGAACTCATTGGGGATTTCTATTACGCCAATTATCACCACACTCGGGATTGGTGGTCTGGCTGTGGCGCTTGCGCTTCAGGATACCCTTGCCAATTTTTTTGCGGGTTTGCACATAATCCTTACGCGCCAGATAAGAACCGGTGATTACATAAAACTGGAAAGCGGTGAAGAGGGGTTTATTACCGATATCACCTGGCGCCACACAACGGTCCGGCAGTTGAACAACAATGTGGTGATTGTGCCCAATGCCAAACTGGCAGCGGCGGTAGTGGTCAACTACGACCTGCTCGATAAAAGTATGGCGGTTGCGGTTCCGGTTGGGGTCAGTTACGATAGTGATCTTGAAAAGGTGGAAAGGGTTACACTGGATGTGGCGCGGAAGGTGATGCGTGAGGTGCCGGGCGGGGTTTCGGATGCTGAACCGGTTGTCCGTTTTCACACATTTGGGGAGTTTAGTATCAATTTTACAGTATTTTTACGGGTGGAGGATACGGTTTCCCAGTATCCGGTGAAACATGAATTTATCAAGCAGTTACACCACCGTTTTCAGGAAGAAGGGATAGTGATTCCATTTCCAATTCGTACGGTATTCTTGCAGCAAATTGCGGGTAAAGAGCACAAATCTGATTGA
- the greA gene encoding transcription elongation factor GreA, translating to MSEELIKLFRVQLGTKKYDEMEATWLELLQLNLPFKELIALVDLVQRWAPEKTPPLLWVFADALTEQKRHEDELVVLRRLVELTPDDSKLAAEITACLHKIYPDEPLLEKMLQKSGLGYGKPLSEALDQFDRYIKLAPGRLIFDPQRGPGKVKKLDLLFDRVTVLFQSGEDVVFDIPTASRAFSFPAPDGFFARQEKQPQQLQELAINDPASVIVLLLRDTRQWMSSADIQKHLMPIIGTQNYANLWEKARRALSQHPNIEVQTRANRIYRWTDEPVKEKKTDDVLSSSEKKISSTPRFDYSGLSTMSHDAIIDAYQNLRTATERKRVLKEITLQRTDDWETVYARIFSITPDNTTRTIILEKLKDERPATYQMLVESTLTSYRINIEPFLFLAETDIGPYRPILTRLLDLLETEKNRSLINRVKRILVHNHYQIILKTLAEISEKEAEKLFERIRRVRILEPYQQDEISTIFLKQFPTLKAEPEDNFIWSTVAGIEKAKAELKKLTEEELPRTAEEIARARSFGDLSENYEYKAAKEKQARLMEKINRLRADLSRAKPIEPEKIQSDIVKIGSRVKLQDEEGKNHEFSILGPWDADPENGIISFQSPLAQELIGKKPGDKVKMGDKTLTVTEITSAL from the coding sequence ATGAGTGAAGAACTGATAAAACTTTTCCGTGTTCAGCTCGGAACAAAAAAATACGATGAAATGGAGGCAACCTGGCTGGAACTGCTTCAACTCAACCTGCCGTTTAAAGAGCTTATTGCCCTTGTTGACCTTGTCCAGCGCTGGGCGCCAGAAAAAACACCACCCCTCCTCTGGGTCTTTGCCGATGCCCTAACAGAGCAGAAACGGCACGAGGATGAACTGGTCGTTTTGCGCCGTCTGGTAGAACTAACACCCGATGACAGCAAACTGGCGGCGGAAATTACCGCCTGCTTGCACAAAATCTATCCTGATGAACCGCTTTTGGAGAAAATGCTCCAGAAATCCGGCTTGGGCTATGGAAAACCGTTATCTGAAGCGCTTGACCAGTTCGACCGTTACATCAAACTGGCGCCAGGAAGATTAATCTTTGACCCGCAGCGTGGTCCGGGTAAAGTTAAAAAACTCGACCTGCTGTTCGACCGGGTCACAGTCTTATTCCAATCCGGCGAAGATGTCGTTTTTGACATCCCAACTGCCAGCCGTGCTTTCAGTTTTCCTGCACCCGATGGCTTTTTTGCCCGGCAAGAAAAACAACCGCAACAATTGCAAGAACTGGCAATCAACGACCCGGCATCGGTTATCGTTCTTTTACTGCGGGATACCCGCCAGTGGATGAGTTCGGCGGACATTCAAAAACACCTAATGCCCATTATTGGAACGCAAAATTACGCCAATCTCTGGGAAAAGGCACGGCGTGCTCTATCCCAGCATCCCAACATCGAAGTCCAAACCCGAGCCAACCGTATCTACCGCTGGACCGATGAACCGGTAAAAGAGAAAAAAACGGACGATGTTCTGTCCTCTTCCGAGAAAAAAATATCCTCTACCCCGCGTTTTGACTACTCCGGTCTGTCCACAATGAGTCACGACGCGATTATCGATGCCTATCAGAACCTGCGCACCGCTACTGAAAGGAAAAGAGTACTCAAGGAGATAACGCTCCAGCGGACCGACGATTGGGAAACGGTCTATGCCCGCATTTTTTCCATCACCCCGGACAACACAACCCGCACCATCATCCTGGAAAAACTAAAGGATGAAAGACCAGCCACCTACCAGATGTTAGTGGAGTCCACCCTGACATCGTACCGTATCAATATCGAACCGTTTCTCTTCCTTGCCGAAACAGACATCGGTCCCTATCGCCCGATTCTTACCCGACTTCTTGATTTGCTCGAGACGGAAAAAAATCGCTCCCTAATCAACCGGGTAAAGAGAATTTTAGTGCACAACCACTACCAGATTATCCTTAAAACATTAGCGGAAATCAGCGAAAAAGAGGCGGAAAAACTGTTTGAACGCATCCGCCGCGTTCGCATCTTAGAACCGTACCAGCAGGATGAAATCAGCACCATCTTTCTCAAGCAATTTCCAACGCTCAAAGCCGAACCCGAAGACAACTTCATCTGGAGTACGGTTGCCGGCATCGAAAAAGCGAAGGCAGAACTTAAAAAGTTGACCGAAGAAGAACTACCGCGCACCGCAGAAGAAATCGCCCGCGCCCGCAGTTTCGGCGACCTTTCGGAAAACTATGAATACAAAGCGGCAAAAGAGAAACAGGCGCGCCTGATGGAAAAGATTAACCGCTTACGCGCCGACCTTTCCCGGGCAAAACCCATCGAGCCCGAAAAGATTCAATCTGACATCGTGAAGATTGGTTCTCGGGTAAAACTGCAGGACGAAGAAGGTAAAAATCACGAGTTTTCCATACTCGGACCCTGGGATGCAGACCCGGAAAACGGCATCATCTCCTTTCAGTCGCCGCTTGCTCAGGAACTCATCGGCAAAAAGCCCGGAGATAAAGTCAAGATGGGTGATAAAACCCTGACGGTCACCGAAATCACATCCGCTTTGTAG
- a CDS encoding threonylcarbamoyl-AMP synthase, which yields MAEIVKLPTSDLYQTRYLELIDRAVQTLLNGGVIIFPTETVYGIGADIRSPEAVRRLSAIKERSARQPLLIHCGTFQQAAPYVRGIPNVAYLLAKRFLPGPIALILSPSSNAPEFVTGDSGTVGIRVVNNPVFFEIVSRLGAPLAGTSANIHGQPATNDFNAISPEIVARVDLAIDAGKTGSGSASTIIDLTTHPPRLLREGDIKRQELEQTLGLKLAP from the coding sequence ATGGCAGAGATTGTCAAACTACCTACCAGTGATTTGTATCAAACGCGTTATCTTGAGCTTATTGACCGAGCGGTTCAAACTCTTTTAAATGGCGGTGTCATCATCTTTCCGACCGAGACCGTATACGGCATTGGTGCCGACATCCGTTCTCCTGAAGCGGTACGCCGGCTCTCGGCAATAAAAGAAAGGTCTGCACGACAACCATTACTCATTCACTGCGGTACATTTCAGCAAGCGGCACCGTATGTCCGGGGAATTCCCAATGTTGCCTATCTTCTGGCAAAAAGATTTCTGCCCGGACCTATTGCTCTTATTCTCTCTCCTTCCTCAAATGCGCCAGAGTTTGTAACTGGCGACAGCGGTACTGTGGGAATCAGAGTCGTAAACAACCCTGTATTCTTTGAAATCGTGTCCCGGCTTGGTGCACCGCTTGCCGGTACGAGCGCCAATATCCACGGTCAGCCGGCAACCAATGATTTCAACGCAATTAGCCCGGAAATCGTCGCGCGCGTTGACCTGGCAATTGATGCTGGGAAAACCGGCTCGGGCAGCGCATCAACCATTATCGACCTGACAACGCATCCACCCCGGCTTCTTCGGGAAGGAGATATCAAAAGACAGGAACTGGAACAGACCCTCGGGTTAAAACTTGCGCCTTAA